From Panicum hallii strain FIL2 chromosome 2, PHallii_v3.1, whole genome shotgun sequence, a single genomic window includes:
- the LOC112882748 gene encoding uncharacterized protein LOC112882748 translates to MDRGQNGRDDFFGGRDPFSGFGGFGPQRSLISGFFGGRDPFDDPFFTQPFEGRMMGGHGMFGPSLFGPMGGPFGDMRNDGFIQQAPPKSNGRRPVITELDEEGGENAEHGNEQSNQDSYVQEPDDASDVMEGGQVQLRRDLNRANSGGQSQARTFTYQSSSVTYGGINGAYYTASKTRRTGSDGITVEESKEADTTTKEATHRISRGIHDKGHSLTRKLKSDGKVDSTQILHNLNEDELAGFEESWKGNAGHHLPGWNQNAGAPNSDNSVPHRLVHCR, encoded by the exons ATGGATAGAGGGCAGAACGGGAGGGACGACTTCTTCGGTGGCAGGGACCCATTTTCTGGGTTTGGTGGTTTTGGTCCCCAGAGGAGTTTGATTTCTGGCTTCTTTGGAGGGAGGGATCCATTTGATGATCCATTCTTCACGCAGCCATTCGAGGGTCGGATGATGGGTGGCCATGGCATGTTTGGACCTAGCCTTTTTGGGCCGATGGGAGGGCCGTTCGGTGACATGAGGAACGATGGATTCATCCAGCAAGCTCCTCCTAAGAGTAATGGCAGAAGACCTGTCATAACAGAGCTTGATGAGGAGGGAGGAGAAAACGCGGAGCACGGTAACGAGCAGTCAAACCAGGATTCTTATGTTCAGGAGCCAGATGATGCAAGTGATG TGATGGAAGGTGGTCAAGTCCAGCTACGGAGGGATCTCAATAGGGCTAATAGTGGAGGGCAATCACAAGCTCGTACTTTCACATATCAGAGCTCTTCAGTGACCTATGGTGGTATTAATGGAGCTTATTACACTGCTTCAAAGACTCGGCGGACTGGCAGTGATGGG ATCACTGTGGAAGAAAGCAAGGAAGCAGATACAACAACTAAAGAGGCCACTCATAGAATATCACGAGGAATACATGATAAG GGCCACTCCCTGACAAGGAAACTGAAGTCAGATGGGAAGGTTGACAGTACACAGATACTGCATAACCTGAATGAAG ATGAACTAGCTGGATTTGAGGAATCATGGAAGGGGAATGCTGGACATCACTTGCCTGGCTGGAATCAAAATGCTGGTGCACCAAATAGTGATAATTCTG